The following nucleotide sequence is from Bactrocera oleae isolate idBacOlea1 chromosome 2, idBacOlea1, whole genome shotgun sequence.
TTAGAGGCATTCGCTCGCACACAATTATGTGCAGTATTGCCATTTGCAATTTTCAAaggtttgtttttatatacggtttatatttatttcgttttttatactctcgcaacctgttgctacagagtataatagttttgttcacctaacggttgtttgtatcacctaaaactaatcgagttagatatagggttatatatatataaatgatcaggatgaagagacgagttgaaatccgtccgtccgtccgtccgtgcaagctctaacttgagtaaaaattgagatatctttatgaaacttggtagacatgtttcttggtaccgtgagacggttggtattgcagatgggcgtaatcggaccactgccacgcccacaaaacgccaataatcaaaaacaaataacttgccataactaagctccgcaacaagatacaagactgttatttggtacacaggatcacattagaaaggggcatctgaattaaaaacttttttttataaagtgggcgtggtcccgcctctaataggtttaatttgcatatctcctaaaccgctaatgctataataacaaaattcactagaagcaaatgtttttagcacttctattgacggtgtgaaaatagttgaaatcgggtggcaactccgcccactccccatataacggtactgttaaaaactactaaaagcgcgataaatcaagcactaaacacgccaaagacattaaattttatctctgagatggtataaattggctttataggaaccgcgtgaaaaattagtcagtgggtgtggcacagcccacttttaggtgaaaacccatatcttgagatctgctcaaccgatttcaaccaaattcagtgcataacgttcttttcatgtttctatgtcatagtgcgaaaatgggcgaaatcggactacaaccacgcctattgcccatataacaccattttaaattccatctgattctttcactttccactatgcaaatcaggcaacaatgactttATCGGGATAAAaccttgcgtgaataatgcgattaaagtatgccaccttgtggccaaaaattatctaaatcgaaccaaaactgtttaagcccctaagtactaaatatgtggaccccattgcctatagttgaccttctaccgaaaatatcagtcaatccacaaagaaatctcaaacgagtatactatttgactttgcgagagtataaaatgttcggttacatccgaacttagcccttccttacttgttttgttttatatttatgctgTTTTTGTGCACGcataaacattttcaacaaaagTGCGTAAACGGAAGAATTATTTACTTAGATATGTTATAAACATATacgatataaatatatgtttataacggTATGTTTGTGTACAACTAcaatttatatgttttgaaACCACTGAAgcgattttcaaataaattttttagcacGTAAAATAAGAGTTTCATTCCAGTTATACTAAAGGTTGATGAGCATTACCACTTCAAGTGTACGTTGGTCGCAACAAAGCGtgacatttgtttattttatataaacatagaTTGTAATATGAAACtttaacatattaaaaatatttcgggGTTAATCTGCAGCACATTTACGCCAATTTGTTTTTAGTGTTGTATTATACTTGCATGTAACTGCCGgattattcaattaattttcgatTTAATTTGCCGTTGTGTGAAATTTATTTTGGCAGAAAACTTTACTCCAAATGACATTTAGCAAATATTTGATTGGATCGAGTTTTTAACTTTTTGGACAAATACCAAATGGAACTGCATGTATGATTTTGCCGCTAGAACTACCACGTGTGCCACACAATTAGTTAAATGGCATTTTAACCCGACGAACTCTGGTGTAATTGATGGtcaaaatattgcaatttaCCAAACAAAAAGAGTTttgaaaaacacaattttttgcgaatgtttttcattatttttgtgtttatttaaagcaatgttaaatatttaatgtttattgctgGTTAAAGCTAGCAAATTGGAAGtgagaaaacaataaattgtAGACATTTTAGGAAATATGCAACAAGGCAATGCCATAAGAGCGGCAGAATACAAAAAGTACTTGAAATCTACGTAAATTAGCGTAAAATCTCTGCCATTGAAACCCGAGTGCCAGCCATTGGCCCAATTCACACAGttacaattataattttagaCCCGCATATACAAACATGTGCTTATGCAGATGTTAATGTGTGGCAGAGTGTGTGTATGCAAACAAGTGGCTTCTATCATAAGCAGCATTGTAGATTGAGCACAATTTAATAGCAAGTATgggtatttttgttgttttaatggtTTTTTGCGCTGACGTCAATTTCAAAATATCTGTCTAAGGTCATGTTAGCAATTATTGTTGATGTAAAAGCAAAACGGTATGCCCATGAGGCAAAAGCGTCGGTACTGCAGTAATTTGCTCAATGTAGGGATGTAATGCGTGCCGACTCTGCAAAAGGCTATTACGTAAATGTGGCATCGTGCCCATCTGGTTTCATTACTGTACCATGCTACAATAAGCAATGAGAAATTGGCTTTAAGAAGAACTGAACAGGCGGAAATCTTAATATTCGTTTCATTCAAGATATGGCAAAATATGTACAGATTTCATCTCCCAATTTTATTAACATATCTCATACAATTACCGATGCTTACAGtattaaattattgaaagcaTCGATCCAACGCAATATGTTGCGCATAATTGCTTTATAGGGATGATTTTCGTAAgaaaattggaaattttttgcttttgtatttttttaagggTTCAGCTATTGGATTTCCGAGTCGAGTTCAATCATAATACGTATATGGGTAGACCCCAATTTAAAAGCCAACAGCACACACTAAATAACCACTTTTAGCTATGGTATGTGACACCAGGTAAAGGGATTGTTGTTGAAAATAACCACATCAAATGGTGACAGTCAATAATATAGCGAGCTATTTCATAAATGAATGGAttgaaaatggaaatttttattttgaaatgacTGACTATTAAAAACGCTTTGGGAAATGTAGAGCGGCAATCAGTATGAGTACATGAGcgcttaaattattttaaacataaacGTTAGGAGCTTGTCGAAATAATGAAGAAAATTTCTGAATTAGAAAATTGTGAAAACATCATGATGATGATGAAGGTACAAAATATCCGTTGGGACTGCTTTCCTTGCACACTAAAACGAAAAAAGAATAGAAGGCTAAAAAGATCGGTGAATGCGTGCGAAGAGGCGGGGAACGAGCAAACAGTAGACGACGCGCCATTGAAGTGTGAGCAAATTCACTGCtcgaatttcattaattttaagtgATACGGCAAATATATGCAGAGTAACTGATATTACGGTATaaagtggttgttgttgttgttgttgtattgctgTTGCAAGGCGATAATTTACCCTATTTATGAGCCGACCACGATACTTGTTTGTTGTAgatcattaattttatttattttgataaaatttatgacaatgtttttgtttttgttgttaacgttgtcattatttaaattttcggcGAAACAGACGTAGCCGCGTTGTTATTTACGctttgcattttaattaattgcggCAAATATTAGCTCTCGCAATGGCAACAAAAGCTGTTCGCGGACAAGTGTTGATTTCCAACCACtgacgcaacaacaacaatgtcacAACGCTTGATTTATGGTGGAGTGCGGTTGCAACATGCTGGCGACGTTTTGTTGGGCGTTTTCAGTTATATTGCGttactattttttgttgttttttttttgtaaaactatctaaattaattttcattgattaaGCTAAACTATTTATTTGTGTAATGCGGCATtagcttttatatatacatacatacatacataaatgaaaaCTGATTACGGGTGTGCGCTGAAAAGCATGCTAAAAGTATGAAATGGCATAATGCTTGATTCATTGACAAGTGAATAGgcgaaacacacacatacatgcaattTTCAAACCATATTTAATatcgtttttaaaaatttctctcTTCTTGCTCTTTGCAGCCCCGCAACAAGGAACAAGAACAAGAAGTCCTCAACTGGATCTTCGCTGTGTTGGGCGAGAAAGTGCCCGCCGGCCAATACGAAGATATTCTCAAGGATGGCATTGTGCTCTGCAAGTTGATCAACAAACTGGCACCTGGCTCCGTGAAGaaaatccaggagcgtggcaccAACTTCCAGCTGATGGAAAACATTCAACGCTTCCAAGCGGCGGTCAAGAAATACGGTGTGCCCGAAGAGGAAATCTTCCAAACTGCCGATCTATTCGAACGTCGTAATATTCCACAAGTGACGCTGTCACTTTATGCTCTGGGACGCATCGTAAGTTGAAATGAGCTCATCATTTGCTCCCAAAAACAATACACACCCCATATATAATCACGTTTTCCCTTTGTTAAACAGACTCAAAAGCACCCAGAGTTCACTGGTCCCTCACTAGGTCCCAAGATGTCCGATAAGAATGAGCGCGAGTTCACCGAGGAGCAATTGCGCGCTCACGAGGGACACCTCAACCTGCAAATGGGTTACAATAAGGGCGCCTCACAGTCGGGACATGGTGGTTTCGGCAACACTCGCCATATGTAAGCAGCTGCCGAGACGATTTCTAATTTACGTCCATGCAGTCAGGCGATTTGGCGTTGGTTTTCCATGTAAAAGcatacttttttactgttttttgtttagctatcttttttaattgaaagGGCATTATTTTTGGGGCATTTTTCTTTAGTCATTACTTCttaatataaattgtaataaataaaagaaataattaaaacgtaatacatacacatacaatgtTAACGGACTCATTTGCTAGAAAATTTGTACGAAACCGCTTAATATTTGGTGGTGTTGTGGCAAATAAACGACGGGCACTTTTTGTCTCCATATAATGGAACGAGGAAGAGACGacataagtacaagtatatatg
It contains:
- the LOC106616532 gene encoding muscle-specific protein 20 is translated as MAPRNKEQEQEVLNWIFAVLGEKVPAGQYEDILKDGIVLCKLINKLAPGSVKKIQERGTNFQLMENIQRFQAAVKKYGVPEEEIFQTADLFERRNIPQVTLSLYALGRITQKHPEFTGPSLGPKMSDKNEREFTEEQLRAHEGHLNLQMGYNKGASQSGHGGFGNTRHM